From Micromonospora echinospora:
CACCCGGGTCAGCTCGAAGCAGACTCGTGAGGCGTTGAAGCGCCTGGGCGACCGGATGAACGGCACGGAATCGGCATGACCGCTGCTGTACTTTGCTGCTGTACCGCACGAGAAAGGGGCCGTCTCGGTTTCCCGAAACGGCCCCTCACCTGCTGTGCGCCCGAAGGGACTCGAACCCCTAACCTTCTGATCCGTAGTCAGATGCTCTATCCGTTGAGCTACGGGCGCTTGTGCTCAGCCAGTCTACACAACCGGCTTTCGCGCGGAGACTCCGGGATTCGAACCCGGGAGGGGCTTTAAGACCCCAACCGCATTAGCAGTGCGGCGCCATAGACCAGACTAGGCGAAGTCTCCCTGGTGACCCTGAGGTCACCGCGCCCGAGGATACAGGCCCGGACCCGCCCGGGGCAAAGCGGATGCCGGGACCGGCCCTCACGACCGCGTTTCCGTCGTGTGCCAGATCACGTCCACGGCTACGCTCCATCGATATGCAGGAGCAGCCGCCGAGCGATCCGCCCCGTCGCGAGCCTGCCGCGAAGGCCCGGCGGACCCGCTCCCCCCGACCCACGTTCAGTCCGCCACCCACGCCGGAGCCTCCCGCCGGGAGCGCGACGAGCGACACACCACCGCCCCGGCGTCCGCGCCGGGCCGCGCCGACTGTGGTCTTCCAGCCGCCGACGGCGGCCGACGCCGCAGCGCCGGCACCGCGACCACGCCCGCCCGCCGAGCCTCCGACAAACGATCCGGGTACGCCTGCCGCCGCGCAGCCCGACCCCGTGCCCGCCGAGGCCGAAGCGAGTACGCCTCCCGCCAAGCCGGCCGCACGAACACGGCGTCCGGCCGAGGAGCCGGTACCCGCCGAACCTCCGAGCGGGGACCAGACGCCGAAGCGGACCCCCCGTACGCCGGCCGCGAAGAAGGCCGCCCCGAAGAAGGCCGCTCCCGTGGTCAAGAAGGCCGCCCGGAAGGCGACCCTCCCGAAGCAGGCGGCGCCCGAGACACCGGCCGAGCCGGCAGCGGCCGCGGCCGGGCAGGAGCCCGGCGGGACCGACGCGGTCCCCGTGGAGAAGCCCGGCCCTGCGCCGGCGAGAAGAACCCGGACCACCAAGAGCGCCAATACCCCCACGGCCACGGAGGCCTCGACGGCGGCCACGGACGCCACCGCCGTCACCGGGACCACCACAGCCACGGCAGCCACGGCCGCCACCTCCATCCCGACGACGGCGACCACTCCGGCCACGGCGGCCGCGGAAGCCACCCAGGTCACGCCGGCCACCCTGGCCCCGGCGGCCACCTCTGCCCCAACGGCTACGGGCGTGGCCGCGACGGCCGAAACGGCCAGGCGTGACTCGTCCACCACAGCCACTCCGACACCGGAGACACCCGCGTCAGCGGGTGACCCCGCCAACCCCGCAGCCGTAGCCGGCGATCAAGCCCCGGCCGTCGACCGAACCGCAGCCGACGAGAGCCGGAAGACCGAACCGCCCGTCCTGGACCCGCCGGAAGAAGCGCAGCCGCACGACAACACCGAGAACCTGCCGGCCACCGTCGAGCACGCTGCGCGTACCCAGGAAAAGGGCTGGCGGGCGGTGGGGCCGCAGTTGCGCGACCACCCCGGGTTCGCGCCGGAGCTGCTGGCGCTGGCGGCGGTGGACGCGCTCGGGCCGCGCGCCCGGGACTGGGTGGCGCAGGTCCGGCGGGCCTACCCGGAGGCGGACGCCGACGGGGTGGCCCGGCTGGCGACGCGGCGGTTCGTCCGGATGGCCGGTACGGGTGGGGCGCTGGCGGCTGGCGCCGGGATGTTCGCGCCGGTCGCGGAGCTGGCCGCGGTGCTGTGGACGCAGGCGAACCTGGTGCTGCACCTGGCCGCCGCGTACGGGCGGGATCCGGCGCATCCGGATCGGGCGGCCGAGCTTCTGGTGCTGACGTTGGTGCACCCGGACGACGGCACCGCGCGGGCGGCGCTGGCGGCGGCTCTGGCGGCCGACGAGCCGGCGGACGGGCCGTGGGGGCGAGTGGCACAGGCGGCGTGGCGGCTGGCGACGCCGGTGGCGGCGCAGGCGGGCGGGTGGCTCGGGCTGCGGCTGGCCGCCCGGCGCCTGCCGGGTGCGGCGGCGTTGGCGGCGGCGATCGGCGGTACGGCGACGGCCGAGCGGGTGGCCGCGCGGGCGGTCGCCCGGTACCGGCCCGGCCGCACCTGATCAACGCGTGTTCGGCGAGGTGGCGGGGTCCGTCGGGCCGCGATACCGCCACCTCGCCGAACCGGCGCGGGCCGACGACCTGCCGGGCCCACGGAACCACCAGGCCGGGCAAGCCGGCAGCCGGGGTCAGAGCCAGTCGAACCAGGACTTGGGCAGCATCGCGTACCCGACGAACGCGAAGATGTCGAGCAGCGTGTGCGCGACGATCAGCGGGGCGACCCGGCGGGTGCGCAGGTAGAACAGGCCGAAGATCACGCCCATGACGGCGTTGCCGACGAACGCGCCGAAGCCCTGGTAGAGGTGGTAGGAGCCGCGCAGCAGGGCGCTCGTGGCCAGCACCGCGCCGATGCGCCAGTTGAGCTGCCGTAGCCGGGTGATCAGGTAGCCGACCACGATCACCTCCTCCAGCACGGCGTTCTGCACGGCGGCGAGGATCAGCACCGGCACCGTCCACCAGAGGTCGGGCAGCGCGGCCGGGACCAGCGTGGCGTTGAGGCCGAGCTGCGCCGCCGCCCAGAACAGCGCCAGCCCGGGCAGGCCGATGAGCGCGGTCAGGCCCGCGCCCCGGGCCAGGTCCGAGCCGGGCCGCCGGAAGTCGACGCCGAGCGTCCGTGCCGGGTCGCCGGGGTCACGCGCCAGCAGGTGTACGGCGAGCAGCACCGGCAGCAGCGCGAAGACGATCCCGAGGAGCTGGTACGTCAGGTCGAGGTAGGGCCGGGCCGACGCGGAGGTGTTCAGCGCGGCGGTCTGCTTGGACAGCCCACCGGTCGCGGTGAGCTTCGCGATCAGCGACACCAGCGCGTACACGGCCGACTGGCCGAGGGACAGACCGAGCACGAGCAGCGTCTCGGTGCCCAGCATCCGGCGGGAGACCGGGCGGGCCAGCTCGTCAACCGTCACCGGACCATGAAATCACTTCGGCGTCCCGACCTGGCGATCGCACAGTCTGTGCGATCGGCACACACGCTCCGTGGAGATTCTATTGCTGCCGATCCGCCCGTACGGAGAAGGAGCGTGCCCCTGTGGAGAACTTCGCGCGGCTGCTGAAGGAGAGCTGGGCCCTGGTCGAGGAGGACCGGGAGCGGCTCAGCGGTCACTTCTACGCCCGGCTGTTCCTCCTCGACCCGGAGCTGCGCAAGCTCTTCCCGGTGCAGATGAACGGGCAGGGCGACCGGATCCTGGAGGCGATCGTCACCGCGACCCAGACAGTGGGCGACCCGGAGAGCTTCGACGAGTACCTGCGGGCGCTGGGCCGGGACCACCGGAAGTACCACGTGTCGGCCGAGCACTACGCGACCATGGGTGTCGCGCTGCTCGACGCGCTGCGCAGCACCGCCGGGGACGGCTGGAACCTGGAGTACGACCAGGCGTGGCGGGAGGCGTACGCGAGCATCAGCGCGCGGATGCTGGCCGGCGCGGAGGCCGACGGCAACCCGCCGTACTGGCACGCCGAGGTGCTCACCCACGAGCGGCACGGCCCGGACACGGCAGTGCTGACCGTACGCGCGCTCCAGCACCCGCTGCCCTGGCAGGCGGGGCAGTACGTCAGCGTGGAGGTGCCCCGCTACCACCCACGGGTGTGGCGGACGTACTCGGTGGCGAACGCGCCGAACGAGGAGAACGTGCTGGAGTTCCACGTGCGTACGCCGCCCGGCGCGGCCGGCTGGGTGTCCGGCGCGCTGGTCCGCCGCACCAAGCCGGGTGACCTGCTGCGGGTGGCCGCGCCGATGGGCTCGATGACGCTGGACCCGGAGTCCACCCGGGACGTCCTCTGCGTGGCCGGCGGGGTCGGGCTGGCGCCGATCAAGGCGCTGGTGGAGGAGCTGACCCGGGTCAACCGCACCCGCTGGGTGCACGTCTTCTACGGCGCGCGCCGCCCCGACGAGCTGTACGGGCTGGCCGGCCTGGAGGACCTCGTCGCGACCCACCCGTGGTTGTCGGTGACGCCGTCGTGCAGCGAGGACCCGGACTTCGGCGGGGAACTCGGTGACGTGTCCGAGGTGGTCACCCGGTACGGGCCGTGGACCACGCACGACTGCTACGTCTCCGGCTCGGCCGCGATGGTCCGGGCCACTCTGCGGGCGCTCGCCGCCGACGACGTCCCGCCCGATCACATCCGGTACGACACGTTCGGCAACCTCTGAACCTTGCTCCCCCCGAGCCGGGTCGCGTGCCCCTGCCCCCTGGGGCACGCGACCCGGCACCCCGTTTCAGTAGCGCCAGGGGGTGCCGGTCTCGCGGTACTCCTCCACCGGCACCAGCGGCACGCCGGGCGCCATCCGGTCGACATAGAGCCGCCCTTCCAGGTGGTCGATCTCGTGCGCGACCAGCCGCGCCATCGCGTACTCGAACGACGTGATCACCCGGCTGCCGTCCCAGAGCGCGTGTTCCACGTCGATCCGCAGCGGCCGGGGCACCAGGCCGCGGTGGTCGAAGAAGGAGAGGCAGCCCTCGTACTGCTCGTCGGTCTCGGCGGCGGTGTCCACGAGGCGCGGGTTGAGCAGCACCACAGGTTCGGCCGCGCGGTCGGCGGGCCGGACCAGCGCGGCGGACCAGCCGATGCCGAGCTGGGGCGCGGCCAGGCCGACGCCCTTGCTGAACGGGTGCAGCTCGTCCAGCCGGGCCAGCATCGCGGCGAGCCGGTCGATGACCTGCCGGGCGTGCGGCTCCTCGGCCGGCAGGTCGAACTGGCGGGCCGGCTGCCGCAGCAGGTCGTCGCCGCGCTGCACGATGCCCACGGCACGCATCCGGTCGCTGGCCCGCACGCGGACGCCACCGGTGGGCGCGTTGTCCGGCTCGGCGTCCGGCTGTGGGCTGCGGAACCGCCACTGCATCCGGTAGCGGGCGTTGAGCGGCGGGTCGTCGGTCCCCCAGTCGAAGATCACCCGGTCGCCGTCCACGGCACGCTGGATCGGCGTACGCAGCGGTCCTTCCTCGGCCGACAGTGAGGTCTCCGCGCCCCGCACCTTGGGGTCGAGGTCCGCGGGCAGGTCGAGCCGCACCGCCAGGTGCCGGGTGGGCAGGCGTACGGCCCGCTGGAACCAGGGGCCCCACTTGTCCTGGCCGACGCGGTACGCGTATTCGATGGTGACCCGGTCGCCCGGGTAGAGCGGGAAGCGTCCCTCGTCGTTCTCGAAGAGCAGCCAGATCTCCTTGAACGCGTCCCGGTCGTGCTTGGCCCGCCAGTGCATCGGCTCGCGTCCGCTGCCGTCGTCCCGGTACGCGGCGAGTTGCAGCTCGGCGAAGGTGAGCGGGTGTTCCCGGTGGTGCCGGTTGGAGCGGCCCGGGTCGTTCGGGTAGCGGTCGACGGCGACCCGGACCAGGTAGCGGGTGACCGGTTCGGTGCCCGCGTTGTACAGCTCCCGCCGGATCGCGCAGTGGTAGCCGTCGTCGATGTGGGTGAGCGTGGCCACCTCACGCTCGACCACGAGGCCGGTGCCGGGCGGCAGCCACTGCCCGGGTACCGGCGGGTCGCGGTGCGCTCCGCCGGCGCGGCCGTTCCGCAGTTCGTCGTACTCCCGGAAGCGCTGCCAGATCGCGCCGCTGGCCTCCAGGACGGCCTCGGCGCGGCGGGCGAAGTCCTCGGTGGGCCGGTGCCGGCGCCCTTCGACGTGGCTGACGTAGGACGGGTCGAAGCCCATCAGCGTCGCCAACTGCTTCTTGGACAGCCCTCGGCCGGTCCGGTGCCGGGCAAGTTCCGCCGCGAACGAGTCCGCGGCACGCTCGATCGGTGAGGTCGTCATCAGCTTCCTCGTGGCGGGAAGCCCATTTTCACGTTGGGTGGCCGAACGTGTACGGAAACTGCCTCGTATTCGACATACACCTTGACATCTCAACGGAGCGCGTCGATCCTGACACCGTGCGTCGCCGTTTCCGGCGGCGTTTTTCGTCTCCCGGGCCGGGTAGTACGCGACCGGCGCCGGAGTGACCGGGACCTCCCCGCGATACCGCGACGTCACTTCCCCTCCCGCCGCGGGAGTGGTTAGGCTAGCCTTAGCTTCGGTCGACGGCACGCGCCGGCCGACAGGGCGACCAGACAGGGGACGGCCAGGTGACTGCGGTGATGCCGGGGCGCGACGCCGCCACCCCGTTCGCCCCGGTGACCGCGACCCTGCGCGCCATGTTCGGCACCGACGACCTGCCCGGGCTCGCGCCCGGCCTGCTGGTCCGCGACGAGCTGGACCGCTGGTCCCCGGCCGCCCGGCTGATCGACGGCACACTGCTTCCCGAGTTCCTGACCCGCGCCGGCCGCCGCTGGGGCGGCACCCCGCACGCCTGTGCCGCGCTCGCGTGGAAGTCCTACAGCTACTGGACGGCGCTACCAGCGGTGCTCGGCTGGGCGTCCGCCCGGCGGGTGCCGCTGCTCGACCCGGCCGACGTGCTCGTGCACTTCGAGGACCACCACCAGCTGCTCACGCTGGGGCTGCGCGCGTCCACCCCGGTGGCGGTGCTGCCCGGCGATCCGCTGGCGCTGGCCGACGTGCCCGGCGTGCGGGTGGTGCCGGACGAGGCCGCGCTGCTCGGCGCGCTGCGCGCGTCCCTGCTCGACGCGCACTTCGCCCCGCTGATCGCCGCCATCCAGGGCGAGGTCCGGATCGGCACCCGTACGCTGCTCGGCTCGGTGGCCTCCGGCATCGCGCACGGCATCCTGCGCGCGGCGGACGCGCTGCCCGGCTCGTCAGTGGCGACCGTCGGCACGCTGCTCGGCGCGCTCGACCTGAGCGACCTGGTCGAGCTGGTGCCCGGCCCGGGCGGCGAGCCGACCGTGCAGCGGCGCACCTGCTGCCTGGCGTTCACGTTGCCCCGGCCCAAGGTGTGCCAGGGCTGCTGCGTACGCCAGGGCTGACCGCTCAGTCGGCCAGCGGCCGGACGTCCCACAGCCAGACCCCGCCGGTACGGGTGGGTGTGATCCCGCTCAGCTCCGTCATCGCCCGGCGCAGCGCTTCAGCCTGCGGCAGCCGGGGGTCGAGGATCACCGCGCCCGCTCGCCAGTAACGCAGGTCGTCGACGGCGGCCACCCGGTCCTGCGGGGTGATCGGCGGGACCGCGTCGGTCCGCCGTACCGTCTCGAAGAATGTGCTGGTGGGACGCGGCGGCGCGGTGAAGAGGGCGATCCGGTCCCCGCCGGGGCGGGTGTCCGGATAGAGGAAGTAGCCGCGGGCCAGCGGCATGTCCAGCCGGGTCTCGGCGGACCAGCGCAGCGGGACCGCGTACGTGGTGTCGGGCAGCGGCAGCGTGACCACGCTGCGCCCGTCCGCGACGTAGGGGCGCCAGGCGCCGGAGGTGACGAACGCCGGGGTCGGGTCGAGGCGCCTGGCCGGCAGCGGGGTCGGCACGATCGGCAGCAGCGCCATCGCGAGCACAGTGACGGTGGCGAACCGGATCTG
This genomic window contains:
- a CDS encoding peptide deformylase, producing the protein MTTSPIERAADSFAAELARHRTGRGLSKKQLATLMGFDPSYVSHVEGRRHRPTEDFARRAEAVLEASGAIWQRFREYDELRNGRAGGAHRDPPVPGQWLPPGTGLVVEREVATLTHIDDGYHCAIRRELYNAGTEPVTRYLVRVAVDRYPNDPGRSNRHHREHPLTFAELQLAAYRDDGSGREPMHWRAKHDRDAFKEIWLLFENDEGRFPLYPGDRVTIEYAYRVGQDKWGPWFQRAVRLPTRHLAVRLDLPADLDPKVRGAETSLSAEEGPLRTPIQRAVDGDRVIFDWGTDDPPLNARYRMQWRFRSPQPDAEPDNAPTGGVRVRASDRMRAVGIVQRGDDLLRQPARQFDLPAEEPHARQVIDRLAAMLARLDELHPFSKGVGLAAPQLGIGWSAALVRPADRAAEPVVLLNPRLVDTAAETDEQYEGCLSFFDHRGLVPRPLRIDVEHALWDGSRVITSFEYAMARLVAHEIDHLEGRLYVDRMAPGVPLVPVEEYRETGTPWRY
- a CDS encoding CPBP family intramembrane glutamic endopeptidase, whose protein sequence is MTVDELARPVSRRMLGTETLLVLGLSLGQSAVYALVSLIAKLTATGGLSKQTAALNTSASARPYLDLTYQLLGIVFALLPVLLAVHLLARDPGDPARTLGVDFRRPGSDLARGAGLTALIGLPGLALFWAAAQLGLNATLVPAALPDLWWTVPVLILAAVQNAVLEEVIVVGYLITRLRQLNWRIGAVLATSALLRGSYHLYQGFGAFVGNAVMGVIFGLFYLRTRRVAPLIVAHTLLDIFAFVGYAMLPKSWFDWL
- a CDS encoding globin domain-containing protein translates to MENFARLLKESWALVEEDRERLSGHFYARLFLLDPELRKLFPVQMNGQGDRILEAIVTATQTVGDPESFDEYLRALGRDHRKYHVSAEHYATMGVALLDALRSTAGDGWNLEYDQAWREAYASISARMLAGAEADGNPPYWHAEVLTHERHGPDTAVLTVRALQHPLPWQAGQYVSVEVPRYHPRVWRTYSVANAPNEENVLEFHVRTPPGAAGWVSGALVRRTKPGDLLRVAAPMGSMTLDPESTRDVLCVAGGVGLAPIKALVEELTRVNRTRWVHVFYGARRPDELYGLAGLEDLVATHPWLSVTPSCSEDPDFGGELGDVSEVVTRYGPWTTHDCYVSGSAAMVRATLRALAADDVPPDHIRYDTFGNL